GCCACAGCCAATCCGGACAAAACCATAGTGCCTCTTCTGCAGAGCCTTTGCCCCAACATGTACAAGATCAGCCCGGAAAAGCTCCTGGCTGTCCTTGAAAACCCCGGTACGCTAAACAGGGTCGAAATCGAGGAAGGCGTAAAGGCGGACGCGAAAAAGGCGCTTCAAAGAATGCTTGAGCTTACCCCTTAGGCCGGAGGCCATCCCTTTTTTCATGGGTTTTTTCGCCAGCATCAAAGCGGCTTTTTCCGGCCTCCTGAACCCGGGGACCGGCAAGGCGTCCCTCTGGGACGTTCCCCAGGGAAGGGCCAACAACCGCAGGCTTGGACGCACCGGCGAGTCAATGGCGGTAACCCACCTGAAGAAAAACGGCTACAGGATGGTTGACTCAAACTACCGGGCCAAAACCGGCGAGGTGGACATTATTTGCGAGGAAGGCGGGGCCCTTGTCTTCGTTGAAGTCAAAATGCGCCGCCAGCGCGCTTTCGGCCCGCCCCAGGCGGCGGTGGATAAGCGCAAGCAAAGAAAAATAGCCCGCACGGCCCAGCATTATCTGGCCAGGACCCGCCAGAGAGGACGCAGGGTCCGCTTTGACGTATTGGCCATAACGGTCACGGGGGGCGAACCGGTTTTCCGCATCATCAAAAACGCCTTCGACTCGCCCTTCCGTTAAGTCCACAGCCCCTATCCTTAGTGGCCCGGCACAAATTCCTTGCTTTTGGAGCCCTCTTCATTTTAAAAATCGAAAGCTGTAAATCCCTGCTTGCCATATCCAGCATGACGGTTGCGAAGAAGGAATCACGGCGGGGGCCGTTGCGCCGCCGTTTCATGTGAATCCCGGGCCTGGGTAAAAACCATGGATTGACATCAACTCCGGCTTTTCTGGAATGGACCGGTTTTCCGTCCCCAAAACGACAGCTCATCAATAAACGATCAGAAACGGAAGCACATGGTAAAGCCCAAGCGGAGCGTGCTTGTTACGGGGGTGGCCCATCACTGGGGGCAGAGCCTTGTGCCCCTCCTGGAGGCAGACCCGGACTTCGACACCATAATCGGCATCGATTACAAGCCCCTGTCCAAGCCTTTCAAGCGGTTGGAATTTTTTCAGATAGAACCACATCACCCTCTTCTGGCCGAGCTTTTGAAGGTCTCCAGGGTGGACACGGTTTGCCATCTTCTTTTCGAGGACGCCTACGCGCCAAGCGAGGAGATTTTCGATCTCAACGTCATGGGCACAATGGACCTTCTGGCGGCGTGCGGGGCCGGCGAGACCCCCCGCGTGGTCATCATGAGCGACACCAAGGTTTACGGCGCGTATTCGCACAACCCAAATTTTCTGGAGGAATACGCCGATTTCAAGGGCAAGCACTCCCACCCTTACATCACCCACAGGGTGGAAATAGAAAACATGGTGGACCGTTTCACCCGCCAGAACTCCAACCCGGAAACGACCATTCTAAGGTTCGCCAACATCCTGGGCTACGGCGTGGACACTCCCATGAGCCGTTACCTCGATAGCCAAATGGTGCCGGTGGCCTTCGGGTTCGACCCCATGGTGCAGTTCACCCACGCCAGGGACGTGATTTCCTGCCTTTATCACGCTGTGAAAAATGACGTGGCGGGTGTTTTCAACGTGGCGGGCGATGGATATCTGCCCCTAAGCCAGGTTCTGCGGCTTGGCCGCCGGGTGCCGCTCCCCTTCGGCGCGCCCTTTTTGCGCATAGGAACCAAGGTGTTTCAAAAGCTCCCCATTCCGGATTCCCTGCCCATTCCCACGGATTTTTTAAAATTCAACTGCGTGGGCGACACGGCTCGAATGGCCCGCGACCTGAAGTTTTCACCCCGTTATTCCACCAAGGAAACCGTGCTGGATTATTTCGAGAACATGAGGCTGGCGAAATACAAGCCAAGGAAAACGCGCATAGAAAGCGACCCCAAGGCGACGGAGGAATTGCAGGATTATCTGAAGTCGAAGACCAGGGCCAAGGATTATCTTTCGGAACTCATAGAAACCTTCAACAAGGAAGGCGGCCATGACCAGTAAGTCCAGGGCGGAAGACAAAGCCCCGCGCTGCGCGGCCAAAACCGCCAAGGGAGGTCCTTGCCGCAACCGGGCGATCCCCGGACAGGCCTTCTGCCGGATGCATCTGCCCGTAAACGGCCACAACGGCGCCTACGGAAATAACGGAGCGAACCCCAACGGGAGCGGATCCAATCCTTTCGGATTCGACCCCAACACCTTTTTCGGAGCCGGACAGAACCAGGGCCAGCAGCCCGACCTTGCCCAGATAGCCTTTCTTCTGGAGCAGATACTTGCCCACCTTGCCCGTATGGGCCATGACGCGCCGTTCCATGATGGGCCAACGGGTGACAAGTCAAGGGTCGCCGCCGAGCTTTTCTGGAAGGCCCTGGCCTTTTGCGAAGAGAAGATGGCCGTCATAAAGCGGAGGGTGGACGGCGATTACGAGGTGGACAAGTGGGGCCGGGACCTGGAGCTTCTGGCCGAAGTTCTGCCGCTCTTCCAGTTCCTTTACCGCAGCTACTGGCGCGTGACCGCCATAGGGGTGGAGAACGTCCCGGCTGACGGGCGGGCGCTTTTAGTGGCCAACCATTCGGGGGTGGTGCCCTGGGATGCGGTGATGGTGATGACCGCCATTCTTGAGTGCCACGAACAGCCGCGCTACGCCAGGGGCCTTTATCTTTCGTGGGCTGCGGAGATTCCCCTGATGGGGCTCATCATGAACCGGCTGGGCCAGGTCCAGGCCCTGCCTGAAAACGCGGTTCGCCTTTTGAATGAAGACGAGCTGGTGATGGTTTTCCCCGAAGGGGCCAAGGGCATAGGCAAGCCCTTTTCCGAGCGCTACCAGCTTGCCCGCTTCGGCAGGGGCGGTTTCGTGAGGGCGGCCCTTAAGGCCAAAGCGCCCATCATCCCGGTATCCATCGTTGGGGCCGAGGAAATACATCCCATGATTGGAAACGCGGCCCCCATCGCCTCCCTTTTCAACATGCCGTACGCGCCCATAACGCCCACCTTTCCGCTTCTGGGGCCTCTGGGCCTTCTTCCCCTTCCAAGCAAGTGGACCATTCATTTCGGCAAGCCCATCGAGGTCAAGAACCTCATTCACGGCCCTGCGGGCGAGCCTCTCCTTGTAACCAAGATCACCAACGAAGTACGCGAGATAATTCAGAAAAACATCCACGAGATTTTGAAGAAGCGGAAAAACGTCTTCTGGTAGGAAAAAGGAAGGAAAACTTCAAGGTTCAAGCGGCCCTGCGGCCAGGTGATCTCTCACCTGGCCGCATTTTTCATGAAAAATTCCATGGACCGGCCCCCTTGGCCTTGGTAGGAATTTTTGCCGACAGGCTTTTTTAATGCCTTTTTCAAACCGATGAATCACCTCGTATCGGCAGGCTGATCACAAACGATGAGCCGCAAGGCGCGCAAGCGGGCGGCGGCGGAGCGTGCTTCATGCACGTGAGCACGCCGCGTGCGTAGCGCTAACACTGTCGGATCGCGCTTGTGGACGGCCTGCCCTAGGCTGCCTGGGCGGCCAAGATAAGATCCGCCTTCTTGTTGAACTCGGTCACGGCTGCGGTGAGTTCCACTATGTCCGTCCGGGTGGGCAGATCAAGTGCGCGGGTCACTACCGAAAGTCCGCCGTCGATGGCGTTCTGCGCCTTGGTCTTGACCAGGGTCTTGGTATTGGCTACGGTTTCGGTGGCCTGGGCTGCAAGCTTTTTGCCGTCTGCGGTTACGCCGTCTATGGCCTCGTTTGCTGTCTTTTTCGCGGCGGCCAGAAGGGCCTTGCCGTTTTCCAGGGCTGCCTTGCCGGACTCGATGGCTTTGGCGCGCTTGCCCTCAATGAGTTCCTTGGGATTCTCGAAGGTCTTCTTCACGGCCTGGTTGTAATCCTTCAGGGCTGCGGTGGCTTCTTCGGCGGCCTTCTGGAAGGTCTTGATGACGTAGAACTCGGCGTCGTCAGCCTCGACGGGCTTGGGCGCGATGTTTTCCACCATGGGGATGCGGGCCATGACCTTTTTGCCGTCTTCCACGATTCCGGCGACAGCTTCCTTGGTGTTTTTCCTGGCCTCGTCGGCGAAAACCTTGCCGGACTCAACGGCCTTTTTCACGACTTTTTCGTTGTAATCCATGATGGCCGCCGTGGCGTTTTCGGCCACCCTGTTGATGGCTCGCACGACGTAGAATTCCGATTCCGCCTTTTTGATTTCTTCCTGCATGGTGATTCCTCCCCTTTTGTTTTTACAGCATTGAATGTGTTCCGGGTATGTGAGCGGGTATCGCTCATCTTTTGACTAATGATATGACGCGGTGCGTCATTTGTCAATGGCTTTTTTTCCCGGAACGTAAAAAATTTATATTATCCTGAATTTTTATTGTTTTATTAGATAATGGATAGAAACTGGCTATGATGCAGAGCGTCAATAGGTGTTGAATAACAGGCCTTGATGCGATGACGGGCGTGCGGACTCCGGGCGGAAGGTTGAGTAGAAACGAAACCGGGGTGCGGAAAAAACATTCCCGCACCCCGGCGTCAAAGGAATTATGAATTGAACCCGGCGGGCTATTCCTCGCCGCCCTCCTCCATCTCATCTTCCATGCCTTCGTCTTCCTCATCCTTGGGTTTCAGATGATCGGGAACGATGACCATAGAGAGAAGAAGGGGTTTCAGGAAACTCCAGCGGATGCCCATGTGGTAGATTTCCTCGTTGTCCCTTATGGCGTCCCAGCAGTTGTGACAGGGGGAGATGACCAGTTTCGCGCCGGTGGCCATTATCTGGTCCCGCTTGACCTTGAGGCCTATGTTGCGCTGTTCCCTGTAGCGGCCTATGCCGTTCATGCCACCTCCACCGCCGCAGCAGAAGTTGTGCTCCCGGTTGGGCTCCATTTCCCGAAAGTCTTCCGCAATGTAGCTCATTATCTCGCGGGCAGTGTCCGCCATGCCGCAATTGCGAATATAGTTGCAGGAATCCTGGTAGGTGACCGGCTCCTTGATTTTCTTGGCCGGATCGATTTTGAGCTTTCCCGTGCGCAGGGCCTCGGCCACCCACTCGACATAGTGGAGAGTTTCCACCGGGGTCTGGCCGGTCTTGATACCTGCCCAGTAGGGGCCTTCCACAACGGTGGCCCTGTAGGCGTGGCCGCACTCGGTGACCACCATGCGCTTGGGCTTCAAGCGCTCCATTGCCGCGTAAACGCCCTCCACCTGGAGCTTGCAGGCTTCCCAGTCGCCCGCGAACATGGCGAGGCTGGTTTCCTCCCAGCCTTCGGAAGGCACGGTCCAGTTTTCACCGGCTATATGAAAAAGGATGGCGGCTTCCGCGAGGTCTTCGGGATAATGCTTGGGCTCGCGGGCGTTCACCGTGTACATGATGTCCGCGTTTTCCTTGTCTATCGGAATTTCCAGGCCCGGCCATTCCTCCTCCTGCTCCTCGGCCATCCACGAGCAGGTGTCAACCCAGTCCTCGGTGGTAATGTCCATCTGGGCGCGGTAGATGCGGTGCATTCCGGCGCCTATCTTCATCTCCCAGGGCACGAATCCCTGGGAATGGCAGAGCCCGCGAAGGTAGCTGAACATGACCCCCATGTCGATGCCGAAGGGGCAGTACATGCCGCAACGGTTGCAGCAGGTGCATTTTCCCCAGGCCGTATCCATGCAATAGCGCATGAATTCGTTGGAGACCCTGCCCTTTTTGCGGACAAGCTCGCCCAGGGTGGACTGAATTTTAAAGGATGGAACCTGCTGGGGGTCCTTGTTGTTGGCCAGGTAGAAAAAGCATGAATCGGCGCACATGCCGCAGTGGGCGCAGATTTCAAGCCAAGTCTTAAGGCGGCTCTTGAAGGTCTTGGAAAGCGTGTCGGCAAGTTTCGCCTGATCCACGTCGAGCTGGGCCATCTCCTCGTAATAAAGCTTGCCGCTCTTGTCGGCCAGCGTGGCCTGGAGGGCCTCCACGTCGTTGATGGGCCGCCTGTGGCACAGTGTTCCTTCGGGCATGACAATCACTCCTTTGTGGAGAAGATTCCTTCCCCTCCCTGACGGGGTTCGTCACCCCGAAAAACCTGAAAGCTATTATTTGTCAGGCTGATGAAAAACGATGAAATGCTAAGGTTGGCAAGCCAAAAAGGAGGGAGCGTACGCTTTTGTACGTGACCAACTTTTTGGTGATGCCTGACACAGCAGTTCGCGGTTTTCGACAGCCGTTACCAGGATAAGCCTTTTGACTTCATACCCCCCCGCTTGATCCCGTAATCCATGCCGATTTGCGCCCTGCTCATGAAGAAAAGCACGAAGTGGGACAGTTTGGTGAAGGGAATGGCCACAAGCATTATTTCGCCTGAAAGTATGTGGGCGATCAGCCAGGTGTCGTAGTCGCCCAGGTGATGGGTGGCCACAAATCCGGTGACGAAGGGCGCAACCGCGATGGCGAGAACCAGGTAGTCGTACCAGGTGGTGAGGATGCGAACCTCTGCGAGGCCTATGCGGCGCAGAACCAGAAAGCCTGCGGCCGTCATGACCGCAATGGTGAAGACGTCCGCCACGCCCTCCGGCAGGGCCGGAAGCGAGAAGCCCCAGCGCTCGGCCATAAGCACGTTGTGGCCAAGAAGGAATATCGGGGTTATCAGAAGCCCGGCGTGAAAGGTGAAAAACAAGAGGGTCATGAAGGGCTTCTGCCGCCAGCCGTGGGCCTTGAACGGAATGAGCCAGAAGACTATGGAGCGCACCGCCCCCCTTATGCCGTATTTCAAATGCGGCATGTAGGCCACGCGGTCCAGCTTCCAGTCCAGGCCCCTTATATAAAGGACGGCCCGCACTGCGCAGCCCACGGAAAAGACCAGAAAGCTAAGCCAAGCTAAAGGCCCTGTGACAAAATCATACATTGTGATTTTCTCCTAAACGGCTTTATGCTTGCCGTAAATCCCGTATCCCGAAGCATCCCGAAATCCGCCACGCATCAGGCGGTTTCAGTGTTTCTCATGCTCTTCCTGCGGCTCATACTCGTCTTCCTCGTCGCGCTCGGTAAGGAAGGCCCAGAACCCGACGTATCCGGCCAGGATGGTCACGACCAATATGTAGAGGACCCCTTTGGTGTGGAGCATGAATTCATGCAGGGTAACGTATTCGTCCATGATTTTTGCTCCCTATCAATGCTCCGGGTAACCCGGATGAGAGAAGAAAATTGGCATACGGGTCACTATGAACCGGAAAACCAGAATTCCCACCGTGACCACGAAAACCGAAATGACTATCTCCTGCCAGTTGGGTATGTAGCGCTCAGCCCAGGGCAGATGATAGTTGAAGGCGATGAGGCAGATGTTCAGGCGGTTCAAAACCAGCCCGAAAACGGTCCAACCGGCTGTGAAACGGATGAGCTTCAGGTTCTTTTCACGCACGCCGATTGCATACATAAATGAGGGAAGCGCCACGAAGCCCAGCATCTCCACCAGGAACCACGCGCCGTAGCCTGATGCAAGATAATGCCAGTTATTGTCGGCGGCAACGCCTATGGTCTTGATGCAAAAGTACCCTGCAAGAACGAAACTGGCGGCCTTGCCAAAGCCAAGGGTCACGCCGTCTTTTTCCGCCTTGTGGGCGTGGTCGAATTTTTCCTCGAAATATTTCGCCGAAAGCGCGCTTTCGAAGATCACCATGGAAAGGCCCGCGATAATGGCGGACACGAAAAAATAAATAGGGATGTAAGACGAGTACCACAGGGGATGGAGCTTGGAGGGCGCGATGAGGAAAAGCGCCCCAAGGCTCGACTGGTGCAGGGTGGAAAGCACCACGCCCAGGATGGTGAGGCCCATGGTGAGCTTCACCACTAGGCTCCTGGCCCGCCTGAGGCCGATCCACTCCATGGCCGCAGGCGAGAACTCGATGAGAAGAACCGTGAGGTAGGCAGCAACGCAAGCGCCCACCTCGAATAGAAGGGAGGTGGTGCCCTGGCTCATGATGAAGGGGTAAGGAAGACGCCAGGGGCGGCCCACGTCGTAGTGAAGGGCCAAAACCACCAGGGCGTAGCCCAGAAAGCCGGTGAGGATGGCGGGACGCACCGCGCTGTGATAGCGCTTCATGCCGAAGATGTAGACAGCCGCCGATGTGACGAATCCCCCCGCAGCAAGACAGACTCCGGCCAGAAGGTCGAAGCCGATCCAAAGCCCCCAGGGGTAATGGTCGTCGAGATTGGTTACGGCGCCAAGCCCGCTTGTGAAGCGACGAAAAGTCACGTAAAGGCCCAGGACGACGATTATCCCGGCCACCACGTTTCCCGGCGTCACCAGCGATTTTTTGGCCCCGATGGTTTGTTCGGCCATGTGACAGCTCCTTGATCGGTAAAATTTGAACCGATTGATGTTCCAAAAAAAATCAGGCCAGAAAAGATTTAAGGGCCGCTTATTCCTCCGCCGCGCCTTCGTCCGCCGCCCCTGCCGGGGCTTCCGCCGCCGCTTTTTCCGCAGCTTCCTTTTCGGCCTTTTCCTTGCGGGCCTTTTCTGCGTCGGCCAGGGCCTTTTTCACGGCGTTTTCCACGGCCTTGCCCTGATCGCGCTTGGCGTCCTCGGCGGCCTTCTTGAGCCTGGCCTCGGCCTTGGCGTTCACCTTTTCAACCGCTTGCGCCACCGCCTCCTTCTGCTCCTCCCGGGCAATCTTTTCCTTGCGCTTGGTAATGGCGTAGATGCCGGTAAGCAGAACCGGCCAGAGGCCGACCACTATTGGAACGGACCCAAGGGCTCCGGCGGTGAGGGCCGGGGCGGGTGTGATGCCCAGATCCTCACGAAGTCCGAGTTCCTTGAAAGGCGCGGGAGACAGGTAGAGCCAGCTTGTGCCGCCCATCTCGTTCTCGCCGTAAATGTGGTCTTCGTACTTGTCGGGATGCTTGGCTATTCTTTCCCTTGCCGTTGCAAGAAGGTCCTCCCGCTTGCCGTAAACCAGCGCCCCCGCAGGGCAGGCCTCCACGCAGCCTGGAAGTTTTCCCTCCATTATGCGCGGATAACACATGGTGCATTTCACGACCTTGGGCGTAAAAGCCTTGTCGTATTCGTAGGTGGGCACCTCGAAGGGGCAGGCCACCATACAGTAGCGGCAGCCCACGCAGACCTTCTCGTTGTAGATCACCGGGCCTTCCGGCGTTTTCGTGAAGGCCTTGACGAAGCAGGCCGAGGCGCAGGCTGGCTCCAGGCAGTGGTTGCACTGGCTCTTGCGGAAAACCGGATGCCCCGGGGCTCCTGCCTCGTCGTACCTGTTCACCACGGTGAAGGCGTCGTTGGTGGTGCGGCGCTTATCGTTTAAAACCGCAAGGTCCTTGAAAGGCTTTTCAGGCGACGGAAGTTCGTTCACCTTGTTACAGGCCGCCTCACAGTTTCTGCACCCCACGCATCTCACAGAGTCGTGCAGAACCGCAAAGCTGCCCTCGTGCCCCGCAAAATGCCGGTTGGAAGCGGCGTGCGCCGGAAGGGCCGACGCGGCGGCGGCAGTGCCCGCCGCCGTCATCCACCCCAGAAACTTCCTTCGGGAAATCGCCATTATGTTCACCTCGATCAGAAACGGATTATTTTTTCACTTCACGATGACAGTCGGTGCAACCCACGGCATCCTTCACGCCCATATCCTTGTGGCATCCAAGGCACTGGCCGTGATAGGCCGCCACGAGCCCGGGTTTTCCGTCCTTATCCTCGCCGGGAATGTTCGCGTGGCAGCTCGAACACTTGGGAGGAGTCTTGGACTGCGGGCTCTGGTGGTGGCAGCCCTGGCAAAGGGAGCCTTCGCCCACATGGAAGGCCGTTGAAAGGCGGCTCGCCTTCATGCCCTTTTCAAGCGCCCTCACCATTGCCCTGTGAGGCATTTCCGAGGGGCCGTACTGGGCGGACATGGTCTTTATGGTCACCTTTTCCGGGACGTCTGCGTCAACGTAGGTTCCGGTGAAACGCTTTCTGGCCTCGGCCATTTTGCGGGCCGCAACGGCCCTTTCGGCGGGGGACGCGTAGGTGGCCGGGGCCTCCTTGTGGCAGGTTGCGCAGCCCGAATCCTTGCCCGGCGATTTGGGAAGACGCGCATGGCAGCCCACGCAGCTTTTGGCTTTCTGCCTGTCGTTGTGGCAGCCGATGCAGGTCTTTTTGGAGGCCGGATCATGCATGGCCGCTTCCAGGTTCACGAACTTGCCGTCCTTTGAGCCCGGAACGGTGTGGCACTTGACGCAGGCCGAAAGGTCCGCGTGATGGCAGGCCTTGCAGGACTCGTTGGCGGCCTCGTGCTCCTTGTGCAAAAAGGCCACCGGGTCCATGCGGGCGCGGCTGGTGTCGCCTGGGGCCTGGGCCGCCGCAAGAAGGGCCGCGTCGGGCTGGCTCCTCGTATAACGCGGGGGATCGGCAGGCAGCTTCATGGCCTTCCGCTCCTTTTCGCCGTGGCAGCCCGCGCAGTTCACCGGGCCGGCCTTGACGCCGGATTTCGCCTTTTCCTGATGACAACGGATGCAGGAAGCATGGGCGGCCTCGGAATAGGCCCTTACGTTGTCCCCGGAGTAAGCGCGTGTTTTGTCCACGCCCTTTCCGTCGTGGCAGTAAGCGCAGGAGCCTTCCTTGCCCTTGGCGTAGACGAGCTTATTGGCCTTGGCGTCGTAAACGTGGTGACAGAGCTCGCACTTGTTCTGCATTTTCTGGGTGTGGGCGAAATGCAGGGGCCGCGTAAAATTCATGGAAAGCCGCGCGAGTGTGGCGGCTGGCCGGTCATCGTGGCATTTTCCGCAGGTCACCGGGCCGGATTTGGATCCCTTGCGGGCGGTCTCCTTATGGCAGGCGATGCACTTGTCGTGATAAACGCCCATCACCTGCTTTTTCCCCTTGTCCTCCAGACGGGCAAACTTGTTGGAAAGCCCCTTTACGCCCGGAATCTGAAGGTGACAGGCGGTGCAGTCCCTGCCCATTTTGGAAACGGCCGCCGTGTGCGCGTCGTGCAAAAAAACCGGGACCGGCCTTTTGAGGGCCCCGTAAGCCTTCATAACGTCTATCCTTACGACGTCGGGCCTCCTGTTCCCCAAAGAGCCGGATACGCCGGAAAAAACCGGCCCTGCCAGCCCGTAGACAACCGCCGCCACGGCGAAAGCCACCACGGCGCCTGTCAAGATGAGCCGTTTTCGTCCGTTTGCCATGTCTGTTCCTTTTCGCATTGATCTATCCGTGCGACTCAGATTTTTGGTTATTAAGCGGAGCATGGTTCTTTTCCGTCTTTAAGAAATCCGGCAAAGGGAAGAAATACCCCAGTCTTCCTTCCCCGCCATTTTCGGAAAAACGAAAAATCGAAATAAATTGCACTCCCGTCAATAACTGAATCAGCAAGATTAAGTAACCGGCGCAAGAGAGCGCATTTCTGCGCGCGATAAGTTCTCACACCATGGCCTTCAAGCTCTGCTGCTGTTTTTCCCGTTCGATATCCAAAAGGTCCTGCATGGTGGTTCCGTCGTAAACGCAAAAAAGGGACTCCCACACCTTTTCCCACATGGGCGAAAGAGCGCATTCGCCGCCAAAGGGGCAGTTGTCCCTGGAAACGCAGGCTATGCAGTCGTGGGCCTTGTCGCCTCGTTTTTCCATGAAGCGGATCACGTCGCCCACCGCCACGTCGTTGGGTTTCCTGGAAAGCTCGTACCCGCCCTGGTAGCCGCGTTTGGAGTCCACGAAGCCACTTTTCTTGAGCTGATTCAAGATGACTTCCAGAAAACGCAGGGGTATGGCCTGGGTGCGGGCTATGTCCGACACCTTGATGGGCCCCTTGCCGTGGTGCTTGGCAAGCTCGAAGATTGCGCGAAGGGCGTACTGTTTTTTCTGGGTGATGAGCATGCCCTGATTCCCGCGTTAAAACCGGCTCCTTGGGTTCAAAAGAGCAAAAAAACTTTTTTGAGCCTTTTGGGGCTTCAGACCGGCCCTGTCGAACAGGCGAACTCCAGCTTTCCGCATCGAAGTTTTCCGGGAAACCCTGCATTTTCCCCTGCCGGTTCAAACCTGACCGATCTTGTCAGATATTTTCCCGACTCCATAGGTCAGGAAAAGGAACCTTGTCAATCTTTTTTTGCTTCGCAGGCCTTTTAAATTCATAGCCCCGTCGCTATGGGCCGGATCGGGACAATAAGCCGCCTTTCTTGACAATTATGGGCTTCCCATATAAGAATGATGCGAAATCCTGAGTATTTTGTTACCGGCGATTCCGGTGCCTTAAATCGGGGGGAAGCACGAATAATGAGCCTTTCTCTTGCGGTTTACATAAGCCTGGCCGTTTTCGCCCTGGCCCTTGCCGCCCGGTGCTCCGGCTGGTTCATCCGGGTGATCGGCCCGGAAAACGGCGCGTCCCCCTTCAAAGGCCGCTTCAAAGCCGCCCTGGCCGGAACTCTTGGAACCGTTTTTTCCTTAAAAATATTCGCGGTGATCGGGGTGTTTTTCCGGGACGCCCTTTTCCAGTGGCCCATCCTCAGGCAGAGCATCTACCGCTTCATAATGCACATGTCCATTTTCGCGGGCTTCGTCTTTCTTCTCATTTTCCACGCCCTGGGAAAATTCGTAACCGCTCCTTTGTTCGATGAAAATTTCGCCTACCTGAATCCCTTCCTGTTTTTACGGGACGCCGCCGGAATCCTTGTACTTTTGGGCCTTGGAATGGCCGTGGCCCGAAGGTTAGCCCGGCGGAAGATGAGGATTAAAACCAACCTCGGCGACGTTTACGCCATTTTCATCGTGGGCCTCATAATTCTAAGCGGATTCGCCCTCTGCTCCGTCAAGATGACCTCCCATGACGTATTTCTCTCCATGAGCCTCGATTACGCCGGGCTCGACCCCGAAGGCACCCCCGACGACTTGAACGCCCTGGAGGCATACTGGGCTGCAAATTACGGCCTTGTTTCACCCGTTTTCAAGGCCCCCTTCGACCAGGACCTTCTGACAAGCGGCGAAGCCGTCAACGAATCCTGCGTTTCCTGCCACGTGAAAAACGGCAACGCCCCGGCGAGCTTCGCCCTGGCCAAAATCATGGCACCGGCGGCGGGCCTTTTCAACAGCGCCTCTTCCGTCAATATTCTGTACTGGGGCCACGTCCTGGCCTGCCTTCTGGGGCTCGCCATTCTTCCCTTCACCAAGATGTTCCACGTGTTTTCCACCCCTTTGGCCCTGGTGCTGAAAAACACCGTTACCCCGCTTTCCCGGCCCGAAAACCTTATGACCCGCCGGCTTGTGGCCCTGTCGGCCTGCACCCACTGCGGAACCTGCAGCTTAAGGTGCTCCGCCATGATGGCCCATCACGTGACCGGAAACCCCTTCATCCTGCCCTCGGAAAAGGTCGGAGCCCTGAAAAGGCTGGCCAGGGGAAAGAAACCCACGGCCAGCGAGCTTTGCGCGGTCAGCCAGGGGATAATGCTCTGCACCAACTGCGACCGCTGCACCGTGGTGTGCCCGTCGGGCCTGGAGCTCAGGGACATCTGGGTTTCGGCAAGGCAGGGGATTCTTCTGGCCGGGCCTCCCGAACCCCTCGTGTGGACGCCCTTTTCCTTCCTTCGGGGTCTCAACAGGGAAAAGCTTTCCCCCGCCGAATATGAAGGCCCCGTCGAAACCGCCAGGAAGGCCCTGGAAGCCTCATTTTCCACCCTTGCGGACAAAAACGCGGAACTCGTTGTGATTTTAAACGCGGATACCGCCGACATCGACCCGACATTCAGGGGATGCTTCGGCTGCACCAACTGCACCAATGTCTGCCCGGTGGTGAAAAGCTTTGATGAGCCCGAAAAGTCCCTGG
This sequence is a window from Deltaproteobacteria bacterium. Protein-coding genes within it:
- a CDS encoding cytochrome C, yielding MANGRKRLILTGAVVAFAVAAVVYGLAGPVFSGVSGSLGNRRPDVVRIDVMKAYGALKRPVPVFLHDAHTAAVSKMGRDCTACHLQIPGVKGLSNKFARLEDKGKKQVMGVYHDKCIACHKETARKGSKSGPVTCGKCHDDRPAATLARLSMNFTRPLHFAHTQKMQNKCELCHHVYDAKANKLVYAKGKEGSCAYCHDGKGVDKTRAYSGDNVRAYSEAAHASCIRCHQEKAKSGVKAGPVNCAGCHGEKERKAMKLPADPPRYTRSQPDAALLAAAQAPGDTSRARMDPVAFLHKEHEAANESCKACHHADLSACVKCHTVPGSKDGKFVNLEAAMHDPASKKTCIGCHNDRQKAKSCVGCHARLPKSPGKDSGCATCHKEAPATYASPAERAVAARKMAEARKRFTGTYVDADVPEKVTIKTMSAQYGPSEMPHRAMVRALEKGMKASRLSTAFHVGEGSLCQGCHHQSPQSKTPPKCSSCHANIPGEDKDGKPGLVAAYHGQCLGCHKDMGVKDAVGCTDCHREVKK
- a CDS encoding 4Fe-4S dicluster domain-containing protein; amino-acid sequence: MSRRKFLGWMTAAGTAAAASALPAHAASNRHFAGHEGSFAVLHDSVRCVGCRNCEAACNKVNELPSPEKPFKDLAVLNDKRRTTNDAFTVVNRYDEAGAPGHPVFRKSQCNHCLEPACASACFVKAFTKTPEGPVIYNEKVCVGCRYCMVACPFEVPTYEYDKAFTPKVVKCTMCYPRIMEGKLPGCVEACPAGALVYGKREDLLATARERIAKHPDKYEDHIYGENEMGGTSWLYLSPAPFKELGLREDLGITPAPALTAGALGSVPIVVGLWPVLLTGIYAITKRKEKIAREEQKEAVAQAVEKVNAKAEARLKKAAEDAKRDQGKAVENAVKKALADAEKARKEKAEKEAAEKAAAEAPAGAADEGAAEE
- a CDS encoding Rrf2 family transcriptional regulator — translated: MLITQKKQYALRAIFELAKHHGKGPIKVSDIARTQAIPLRFLEVILNQLKKSGFVDSKRGYQGGYELSRKPNDVAVGDVIRFMEKRGDKAHDCIACVSRDNCPFGGECALSPMWEKVWESLFCVYDGTTMQDLLDIEREKQQQSLKAMV
- a CDS encoding 4Fe-4S dicluster domain-containing protein: MSLSLAVYISLAVFALALAARCSGWFIRVIGPENGASPFKGRFKAALAGTLGTVFSLKIFAVIGVFFRDALFQWPILRQSIYRFIMHMSIFAGFVFLLIFHALGKFVTAPLFDENFAYLNPFLFLRDAAGILVLLGLGMAVARRLARRKMRIKTNLGDVYAIFIVGLIILSGFALCSVKMTSHDVFLSMSLDYAGLDPEGTPDDLNALEAYWAANYGLVSPVFKAPFDQDLLTSGEAVNESCVSCHVKNGNAPASFALAKIMAPAAGLFNSASSVNILYWGHVLACLLGLAILPFTKMFHVFSTPLALVLKNTVTPLSRPENLMTRRLVALSACTHCGTCSLRCSAMMAHHVTGNPFILPSEKVGALKRLARGKKPTASELCAVSQGIMLCTNCDRCTVVCPSGLELRDIWVSARQGILLAGPPEPLVWTPFSFLRGLNREKLSPAEYEGPVETARKALEASFSTLADKNAELVVILNADTADIDPTFRGCFGCTNCTNVCPVVKSFDEPEKSLGLAPHQIMAAVGMGASVAAAGCHMVRECLTCYQCQEHCPQNVAVTDVIYRLKEQAARAFASKP